A genomic segment from Eriocheir sinensis breed Jianghai 21 chromosome 46, ASM2467909v1, whole genome shotgun sequence encodes:
- the LOC126981114 gene encoding beta-1,4-mannosyl-glycoprotein 4-beta-N-acetylglucosaminyltransferase-like — translation MVRLKVRCRCIMVVVVVAQIFLGLWFFSQPLDPPQQFLQRLSSEGGQSILHLKDQPASHYYATFEKELCVREGSVVEESSESQCVCRLGWSGRRCGVPAVLRTARWLHDPKLTDTLQLRRRVKRVIMLLPLSHEYDIFEANVNGLRDVVDVFVIGEQSLNFSDHASLPLLDKLKNGWLGDHQDKFVYVPARDDAPRNASLIQGLVHDGLRLLSDMRPDDLLVLTSGEEIINRDVLVFLKLFQGYPLPIRCQFNQFLYGFFWKMEGRNGKSLPEICILSVKFFANAFQYQMAALADGRISKETRNFLTSIDQPLQDWTLPEVGWRCHLCLSIPTLFEKFANLPPSLRPKWFSESPADMLPFIQRLVKVGQDENLNRVGRANVPQEDFLPPFVWQNHDRFAHLMANPYETMSIHDVV, via the exons ATGGTGCGGCTGAAGGTGCGGTGCAGGTgcatcatggtggtggtggtggtggcccag ATTTTCTTAGGGTTATGGTTCTTTTCCCAACCTCTGGACCCTCCACAACAGTTCCTCCAGAGACTGTCCAGTGAGGGCGGGCAGAGCATCCTGCACCTCAAGGACCAGCCAGCGTCCCATTACTACGCCACCTTCGAGAAAGagttgtgtgtgagggagggctCGGTGGTGGAGGAGAGCTCGGAATCGCAGTGTGTGTGCCGCCTCGGATGGTCAGGGCGACGCTGTGGGGTGCCGGCTGTGCTGAGAACGGCTCGGTGGTTACATGACCCCAAGCTGACCGACACCCTTCAGCTGCGGAGGAGGGTGAAGCGCGTCATCATGCTGCTGCCTCTGTCGCACGAGTATGATATTTTTGAGGCCAATGTGAATGGGCTGAGAGACGTGGTGGATGTGTTCGTCATCGGTGAGCAGAGTTTGAACTTTTCCGACCATGCCTCTTTACCCCTACTAGACAAGCTGAAGAATGGCTGGCTCGGGGATCACCAGGATAAGTTCGTTTACGTGCCTGCGAGGGATGACGCCCCACGGAACGCTTCCCTCATCCAGGGCCTTGTTCACGACGGCTTGCGGCTGCTGAGTGACATGCGCCCTGATGACCTCCTCGTCCTGACCAGCGGCGAGGAGATAATCAACCGTGATGTTTTGGTCTTCCTCAAACTGTTCCAAGGTTACCCGTTGCCCATTAGGTGTCAGTTCAATCAGTTCTTGTACGGGTTCTTCTGGAAAATGGAGGGCAGAAACGGCAAGAGTCTCCCGGAAATCTGCATCCTCTCAGTGAAGTTCTTTGCCAATGCCTTCCAGTACCAGATGGCGGCTTTAGCGGACGGGAGGATATCCAAGGAAACGAGAAACTTCCTCACCTCAATAGACCAGCCGCTGCAGGACTGGACACTCCCTGAGGTCGGCTGGAGGTGCCATCTGTGTCTCTCGATTCCGACCCTATTTGAAAAGTTCGCCAACCTGCCTCCGAGCTTACGGCCAAAGTGGTTTTCCGAGTCACCCGCCGACATGCTCCCGTTCATCCAGAGGCTCGTCAAGGTGGGCCAGGACGAGAACTTGAATCGGGTGGGTAGAGCGAATGTCCCACAGGAAGACTTTTTACCGCCTTTCGTGTGGCAGAATCACGATCGCTTCGCCCACCTGATGGCCAACCCTTACGAGACCATGTCCATCCATGATGTTGTTTAG